AGCCTTGTCCTTGCGCGGTTCACCACTGACCTCCAAAATCAAGTTCAATATGCTGTCCCCTCCGTCGCGCAGATGGATCAAGTAATCAGGGGTATAATTCTTTTCCTCACCGTTGATGGTGTACGGGATAGTAAAATTCAGGTTGAGATTCTTGGCATAGCAAATTACCTCATCCATGTCCTCCAACGCCTGCGCCATCTTCTGCTCCCAGGACTCGGTATCGGCTACTACGTGTGATATATGGCATTTATCGGGTCGGGTAACATAAGTTGGACGTGTAGTGGTGAAGTCCAAGTAGCGAGTTGAGCCGATATTATCATAGGGTTTCAAAATAGGTTTCAGATATTTCTGACCGGGTGGATTAGATACAATGGAATTGTATATTTTATCCGCTGCATCATGTGCCAGCTCGGTAAAAAGCAGCATCTGCACAAAGGTATTATCCTTGAGCGATAGACATTTCTTAATCCATGCATGAGTAATGCTGAGGAGCTGGGGGAAGAACCACTGTTTGATATTGCCATCATCGTCCTTAAAATAGGTCTCGAGCACCATCTTAGCCAACAGAAAGGCGACCTCCTGCTCTCTTCGCATTTGTAATCCGTAAAGATCATGATATTGCGTTTCACCGATGATAGGCCGGACCTCGGTTTTGCTGGGGATATCCGCTGTTGATAGAGGCATCCTGGATTCATCGGTAAACTTAGCCGTTAGTTTTTCCATTGGCAGATCATAGCGATAGCCATCTACACGCGGGAAGGTTAACTCACAATTCTGCCTTTCCTCGAGGGCTCGGACACGGGTGGGAGTTGGACCTGGCTTTGGATTAGGATTGGAGCCGGCGCAGGGTATGAAAGAAAACGGCACACCATACACCTCGGCGTATTCAGGACTGAATTTGCCATCAGGATTGGGAACATAGCTCATGCGGCGAAGGGCACGTCCCACCACCTGTTCGCAGAGCAACTGCGTCCCGAAGGCACGCACGCCGAGGACATGGGTAACCGTATTAGCATCCCAGCCCTCTGTGAGCATAGATACCGAGACCACACATTTGATATTCTCGCCAAGCTTGCCGGTCTTGCCGATGGTGTTCATGACCTCGCGCAGAAGGTCCTCGTCTGTGAGCTTTTCTGGGTCATGACTGGTGCGTATTCTGTATTCATGTTTAAACTCTTCGATGGCAAGGGCGGAGATTTGCTTGAACTCCTTGCTCATGGCCTCGCCGGAATCAAGCTGCTCACTATCGATTAGAATAGTATTGGGTGAATTGAGCCATTGGCCATAGTCATCATGGTTTCGAAAGATGGGTAACGCACCAGTAGCAGTAACTTCACTGCCATCTTTAAGCGTTTTCTTCCAGCCGGAGATATAGTCATAAACCAGCTTTGAGACACTGGTATTGTTGCAAACTACGATGAAGACTGGAGGAGTCAGTCCACCTGCCTTTCCTGCAGTATTCGCTTCCCACTGCTTAAAATACTTCTCATAATTGCCATAAAGGCTGTGTAGTGCGCCTTCAAGTTCTTTGGGAAGTTTGCGTTCACTGCCCAGACTGTCCTCCGTGCCGCGGCCTTTCTTTGGCAGGTGGTCGCGGATGCTGATCCAGATATTACGGTAGGTGGGCATATCACCCTGCATGGAGTCATCTGCTATCGGCACGCGCGGCACTTTGACGATGCCGCTTTCGATGGCATCTATGAGAGAAAAGTCCGAGACCACCCAGGGGAAAAGCTTGCCCTCCGGGTATCCAGAGCCACGCAGGAAAAAGGGGGTGGCGGAAAGATCGTAGATAACCTTGATGCCGAGTTTATTTTTGACCGCGTCGAGACCCGATATCCAGACCCTGGCCTCTTCGTCCCGCTTCTCTGCCTCTTTGCGTTCGTCACCGGTCAGTATTATGTCTTTCGCTGATACAGGTTTACGCCGGTAGCAGTGGTGAGCTTCATCATTTATAACGATGATATTTTTCTTATTTCCGAGCTCGTTGCAGACACGGCGTACCATCTGGTCAGGGGTTTCTGTTAAAGCACCAGACTTTTCGTTTCCCAGTATATTTTTGGTCAGCTTGCCTGCTTTGAAAAGCTCTCGCTGTTTGAAAGCGTGGAAATTGGTGATCACCAGGCGGGCACGGTTCAACTCGGGAAGAAGGTCGGCAGGCAGCAGATCACGGGCTTTATAGTAATTATTAGGATCATTCGGATAGAGTACGCGCAGGCGGTCCTTGATGGTGATGCCTGGCGTAACGATTAAGAAAGCGTCTGTGAAGCGGTTATCCTGCTGATTGGCCAGCTTGTTCAATACATGCCAAGCTATGAGCATAGCCATGACCACCGTCTTGCCGCTGCCGGTAGCCATCTTGAGGGCGATACGGTAAAGACCAGGATTGGCGTCTTCGTTGGCTTCACGGATTTTGTATTCGACCCATGCGTCACCGTATTTACTGGCGACTTCAGTCAAATATATTGTTGTTTCCAACGCTTCAATTTGGCAGAAGAAGAGTTTGTTTTCACGTACGGGGTTAATCCAGTAATTAAGCAAGTGGCGGGTTGTACGCGTGATACCCACATATCCACCCTGACGCCACTGGGAGACACGATCACGGATACGGTTAATATCCTGATTTTCTTCTATGCGGTCCTGTGTCCATTCGGTATCAAAAGCAAGCTGTTTGGATTTGCCTTTCTTCTTAACGCCGGGTATAGGCACAAAATAAGAACTGACGCGGCGGGATTGGTCTATATCATTAGTTATGCCATCTTCAGAGAAACGGAAATGCTGCGTCGGCTCTACATAAGGCGAATTAAGAACCGGGTTCTCGATGACTACCTGCTCGGCTATGACAGACCTCCCTGACAGCAAGCTTAAGTATTGGTTATCGAGTGTATAATATACCTATGTGATTTAATAAGTCAATCGAGTTATTATCATAAGTGTTTATTATACTTTAAGCCTTTAAAGTATAATAAGGAAGATCATATTTTACTTTACTGATGGTAAATGAAGAGGCCGCCCCGTCGGGGCGGCCTCTTTTTATTGCGTATATCGAAATTATTTAATACTCGGGCATGGGGGGCATGGGTGGTCCCATCTTTTCCTTCTCGGGTATATCGCAGACCAGCGATTCGGTGGTGAGTATCATAGTGGCGATGCTGGCTGCGTTCTCGAGGGCGGTGCGGGAGACCTTGAGCGGGTCGATGATGCCCTTGCTGACCATGTCGACGTAATCGTTGTTGAGCGCATCGTAGCCTACGCCTTTCTTGCTGCGCTTAACCTTATCGACGACTACGGAGCCTTCCTGGCCGGCGTTAATAGCGATCCATCGCAACGGCTCTTCGACGGCCTTCTTGATGATGTCGACGCCGGTGCGCTCGTCACCCTCGGCCTTGACCTTATCGAGCACGTGCAGTGCGTTGAGCACGGCCACGCCGCCGCCCGGCAGTATGCCTTCCTCGACAGCAGCCCTGGTGGCTGAGAGGGCGTCCTCTACCCTGTGTTTTTTCTCTTTCAGTTCAACCTCGGTGGCAGCACCGACTTTGATAACGGCAACGCCGCCGGCCAGCTTGGCCAGCCTTTCCTGAAGCTTTTCCTTATCGTAGTCGGATGTGGTCTCGTCGATCTGGGCCTTGATCTGCTTGATGCGTGCTTTGATGGCATCGTCCGAACCCTTGCCCTCGACGATTGTGGTGTTGTCCTTGTCGGATACCACTTTCCTGGCGCGGCCGAGGTCGGCTATCGCGGCTGAGTCCAGCTTACGGCCGATCTCCTCGGAGATGACCTTGCCGCCGGTCAGCATGGCGATGTCCTCAAGCATGGCCTTGCGCCTGTCGCCGAAGCCCGGCGCTTTGACAGCCAGGCAGGTGAGCGTGCCGCGCAGTTTATTGACAACCAGCGTGGCCAGGGCTTCACCCTCGATGTCCTCGGCGATTATGACCAGGTTCTTGGATACCTGGAGTACCTTCTCGAGTATGGGAAGGAGCTCGGAGATGGCGGAGATCTTCTTGTCGGTAATGAGGATATAGGGATCTTCGATCTCCGTCTTCATCTGCTCGGCATTGGTAACGAAATAGGGGCTGATGTAGCCGCGGTCGAACTGCATGCCCTCGACGTAGTCGGTCTCGAACTGAAGGCCCTTGGACTCCTCGACGGTGATGACGCCGTCCTTGCCAACCTTCTCCATGACCTCGGCGATGAGGTTGCCGATCTGCGGGTCGGCTGCTGATATCGTAGCCACCTGTGCAACCTGCTCCTTGGTAGTGACCGGGGTGGCCATCTTCTTAAGCTCGATTACCATGGCCTCGACGGCTTTCTCCACGCCGCGCTTGAGCGACATGGCGTCTGCGCCTGCGGCGATGTTCTTGAACCCTTCCGTCACGATAGCCTGGGCAAGCACCGTGGCGGTGGTGGTGCCGTCACCGCACTTGTCGTTGGTCTTGGTGGAAGCCTCTTTGACAAGCTGGGCCCCCATGTTCTCAAAAGGATCAGGTAGATCGATGTCCTTGGCGATGGTAACGCCGTCGTTGATTACGCTGGGCGGGCCGAATTTCTTATCGAGCGCCACGGGACGGCCACGGGGTCCCAATGTCACTTTCACTGCGTTGGTCAGGGCGTCGATGCCGTTCTTGAGGGACCTGCGGGCATCCTCGCCATATTTGATCTGTTTTGCCATTTATGTTTTTCCTCCTAATTAAATGTGCTTGCTTATCAAATGGATCAGATTATGCCTTTTTCTTCTTGGCCAGGATATCGGCTTCCCTGAGGATGATCAATTCTTCGTCGTCTTCCTTGATCTCGGTGCCGCCGTACTTGGCGAAGATGACGATGTCACCTACGGCCACGTCCATGGGCAGCCTTTTGCCGTCGTCCGACAGCTTGCCCGGGCCAACGGCCAATACCTTGCCGTCCTGCGGTTTTTCCTTTGCCGTGTCGGGAAGGAAGATGCCTCCCTTGGTCTTTTCCTCTTTTTCAAGAGGCTTTACAACTACCCTGTCACCCAAAGGTTGAATTTTTACAGCCATGCGTACCTCCTTAAAAATTAGCAATCTCTTTACGAGACTGCTAAGTATAGTAGCACAAAAAATTATCACTGTAAAGGGGTGACTGCTAATAAACGTATTTAACAGGATGGAGGTTAAAAGTTATAACCGGCCTTTCGGTAGTTGTCCATGGCCCTCTCGTTGAGGGCTGATTTATCGGCCAGTTCGGCGGCGTGGCTCCACATACCCTTTTTCTCGTAATCGCGGAGTTTGGTGTTAAGCGCCTCCGCATCGACCGGAGTTTCTACACTGCAGGCTGCGAAGCTGGAGAAGGCGCGGCGGACAGGCTCGCCGCATTTAGGGCATGCCTTAAGCGGCGGGTCTGTCATTTTTTGCAGGGCGTCGAAACCCCGGCTGCAAAAATTGCATCCGGTTCTGACAGGCACGTATTCGTAAATCGGCATGGCAAACACTCCAGGTGATCAGGTAAATACTAGGGATGTGGGATGATGGTGACAATAGTTATTATATTTGGGGAGGGGCCGTAATACCAGAAAACCCTGAAGGCGGCGGGCGTTTTTTGCTGAGCATATGCTTCGAAAATCTTTTCTCCATTGGGGCCCTTCAAACTGGTAAACTCATGGGTTTGCAGACTGTTGTGACGGGGATTGGATGCCAGATATTGGATGGTTTTCTTGGCAGCTTTATAACGTTTACTTAAGGCAGGGTTGTTTTTCAGTAACCTGTATTTTTCTTCCGCCTCGGTCGTCCAGTGTAATTCGAACAAGGGCCTCAACCTTACAGGGAATCGGGATCAACTTTTGATATCCTGCCTTTTGCAGCATCAACAAGCCCTTTTCTCACGGAATTCAGGGCGGCAGGATTATTAAATAGCCATGCCTCTGAGGCAGGTACGGTCACCTGCGGATCCAATACAATCTGGCCCAGGGAATTTTTATATAAGTGATAGGTGACACCCTCCTCTACATGTACATGCCGCAGAACCACCCTGTTTTTTGCATCCGGCTTAATACTGTCCGCTATTTTATTGAAATCCTGATCTTTTATTATCACAGTGAATCCTTATTTCATTTATACACTTCGTTGGCCAATAAGCTGCTTTGTACTGTATTGTATCAATAGTGGGACAAAGAATCAAGTGGGAAAAACCCACTTCTTTAATGTCATGAGTATAAATTGACACATTGTGAAGGGTACACATTACCAAAATGCGAAGTGAACATAATATAGTAGAACCAATAACCTGTTATAGTGTATAATGTGGGTAGATGAAAAAGGCTGAGAAAAAGCAGGATTGGGATGCAGGGAGCATCAAAGCCCTCAGGGACCATCTTGATCTCACGCAGGTCGAGCTGGCCGGCCAGATGGGGATCAGGCAGCAGACGGTCAGCGAATGGGAGCAGGGAGACTATGAACCCAGGGGAGCTTCCGCCAAATTTCTGAGCATAATAGCGGACCGCAGCGGATTCAAATACAAAGCATGAATAAGTGCCCCTTTTTTAACGTTTAATACACTATAACGTGTAACGAATATGGAAACGATAACGGAGAGATCGGTTTCCGCGTTATGGCTGTCGGGCCGGCTGTCGCGTTTCAACGATGACTCGGGACACAACATTGAGGTTGTATGCCCGGGACGTGTCAGCACACGCGGCGGTTGCGACTTCCAGGACGTGGTGATAAAGATAGACGGGGAGAAGACCGTCGGGGATGTCGAGGTCCACGTCACGTCCGACCTCTGGCGGCAGCACGGGCACCACAGGGACGCGCACTACAACGGCGTGATACTGCACGTGTCGATGTGGCAGCGCGGACTCCTGCCCGTCAGGCTGCAGGACGGACGCATCCTCAGCACCGTGATCTTGGCCCAGTACGTTAAGACAGGCAGCAACCTGCCGAGAGTCATGTCAGCAGGATCAGCCCGGCGCTGCCCGCACCTGCCAGGCTCCGGGAAGAAGACGGATCTGGTTATTGTTGAGGCCGGCCTTGCAAGGTTCGAACAAAAATCGGCCCGGTTTGCGCAGGCGCTGCGGAACGGCGACCCGGATCAAATCCTGTATAAGGGCGTCTGTCGCGCGCTGGGGTACGCCTGGAACGTCAAGCCTTTCGAGACGCTGGCTGAAAAGGTCACGCTGCAAATAGTCAGGCGTAATGCTGCTGAGAGTATTCGTGCCAAATACAATCTGTTGCTGAGCGCAGCGGGCCTCGCGGACCGATGGATAGGGCGTATGCCTGAGGGTGTACAGCCCATGAGGGCGTCTGACTGGGCCACAGCGTCCTCAAGGCCGTTGAACCATCCTGCTTTGAGGATCGCAGGCTTGTGCCACCTGCTGCACAGATATGAGAAGACGGGCATGGTTCCAGGCCTGGTTGAGCGGTTGAATAATGCGCTGCCGAGGGAGGCTGCCGCTGTTCTCGACAGGTCTTTTACGGTGGGGGGAGTTGATTCGCCCGTACTGATAGGGGCCGGCAGAGCCAGGGAGATAGTGGTGAATGCGGTGCTGCCTTTTATGCATGCCTGCGGCGCAAACATCAATAACGGCCTGCTGGAAAACAATGTGAAGCGCATCTATGAATCATACCCTTCGCTATCACAAAATGAGCTGACGCGTTACATGGGTGGTCTGCTGGGCAATCAGGCCTACGGCGCCTGCAGGCAGCAAGGCCTGCTGCATATCTACCACAATTGGTGCCGCACCAGAGAATGCGGAATTTGCCCCGTGGTCACTTTGCGAAAGCCAGCCCCGGTATGACGTCGTGCTCCCCGGCCCGCAGGTTGCCCGATATGCAGTGGTAGTAGGCGCAGGATGCGATCATGGCCGCGTTATCCGTGCACAGTATAGGCGGCGGTATCAGCACAGGCAGGGGTGAATCAGCTTTGAAGCGCTCGCGCAGAGCATTGTTTGAAGCCACTCCGCCGGCCAGCATGATCTGCTTCACGCCGGTCCTGAGAGCAGCCTGTATGGTCTTATTGACCAGCACGTCTATAATAGCCTCCTGGAAGGCTGCTGCCGCTTCTTTCACCCACGTTTCATCCTTATCATCTTTCTCCTCAGCCATGTGAAGCAGCGCGGTCTTGACTCCGCTGAAGCTGAAATCGTCGCTGTCCTTAAGCCAGGCGCGCGGTAGCGACAGCCTGGTTGTTACACCCCTGGTGGCGGACTGTATTGAGGGGCCTCCCGGATAGGGCAATCCCAGTATCCTGGCGCCCTTGTCGAAGGCTTCGCCGGCCGCGTCATCCCTCGTGCAGCCCAGCCGGCGGAAGCTGCCGTGGTCCTGCATCAGGATTATATCGCTGTGCCCGCCGGATACGATCAGGCAAAGGCAGGGCAGCTCGGGTTCAACCCCGTACAGCCAGTTGGCATAGATGTGTCCCTCCAGGTGGTTAACGCCGATAAAGGGGAGGTCCTGCGACTGTGAGACCGCTTTAGCGAAATTGACGCCCACGATCAGAGATCCCGCCAGCCCCGGACCCACCGTAGCGGCTACGGCGTCGATATGCGTGAGCGTGACTCCCGCTTCGGCCAGCGCTTTTTCGGCAACGGGCGCAATGGTGAGCAGGTGCTGGCGCGAGGCCACTTCGGGCACAATCCCGCCGTACTTGGCATGTATGTCCACCTGTGACGAGATCACATTGGATAAAATAGCCGTCCCGTCCCTTACAACCGCTGCGGCGGTCTCATCGCAGGATGTCTCGAACGCAAGTATATTCACGGCAGGGATTATAGCACAAAGCTAATACAGTATCCGGCGATTGCTGTTTTGCGGACGTGTTGCTACAATTAAGCCCCGGCTCAAATCACCATCTGATAGCGAGGATAACAATATGGAAATAACCTGGTTCGGCCACTCCTGTTT
This genomic window from Dehalococcoidia bacterium contains:
- a CDS encoding DEAD/DEAH box helicase family protein, which gives rise to MLSGRSVIAEQVVIENPVLNSPYVEPTQHFRFSEDGITNDIDQSRRVSSYFVPIPGVKKKGKSKQLAFDTEWTQDRIEENQDINRIRDRVSQWRQGGYVGITRTTRHLLNYWINPVRENKLFFCQIEALETTIYLTEVASKYGDAWVEYKIREANEDANPGLYRIALKMATGSGKTVVMAMLIAWHVLNKLANQQDNRFTDAFLIVTPGITIKDRLRVLYPNDPNNYYKARDLLPADLLPELNRARLVITNFHAFKQRELFKAGKLTKNILGNEKSGALTETPDQMVRRVCNELGNKKNIIVINDEAHHCYRRKPVSAKDIILTGDERKEAEKRDEEARVWISGLDAVKNKLGIKVIYDLSATPFFLRGSGYPEGKLFPWVVSDFSLIDAIESGIVKVPRVPIADDSMQGDMPTYRNIWISIRDHLPKKGRGTEDSLGSERKLPKELEGALHSLYGNYEKYFKQWEANTAGKAGGLTPPVFIVVCNNTSVSKLVYDYISGWKKTLKDGSEVTATGALPIFRNHDDYGQWLNSPNTILIDSEQLDSGEAMSKEFKQISALAIEEFKHEYRIRTSHDPEKLTDEDLLREVMNTIGKTGKLGENIKCVVSVSMLTEGWDANTVTHVLGVRAFGTQLLCEQVVGRALRRMSYVPNPDGKFSPEYAEVYGVPFSFIPCAGSNPNPKPGPTPTRVRALEERQNCELTFPRVDGYRYDLPMEKLTAKFTDESRMPLSTADIPSKTEVRPIIGETQYHDLYGLQMRREQEVAFLLAKMVLETYFKDDDGNIKQWFFPQLLSITHAWIKKCLSLKDNTFVQMLLFTELAHDAADKIYNSIVSNPPGQKYLKPILKPYDNIGSTRYLDFTTTRPTYVTRPDKCHISHVVADTESWEQKMAQALEDMDEVICYAKNLNLNFTIPYTINGEEKNYTPDYLIHLRDGGDSILNLILEVSGEPRKDKAVKVATARNLWVPAINNHGGFGKWAFLEISDPWDAQNTIRAFIQERVVPHE
- the groL gene encoding chaperonin GroEL (60 kDa chaperone family; promotes refolding of misfolded polypeptides especially under stressful conditions; forms two stacked rings of heptamers to form a barrel-shaped 14mer; ends can be capped by GroES; misfolded proteins enter the barrel where they are refolded when GroES binds), giving the protein MAKQIKYGEDARRSLKNGIDALTNAVKVTLGPRGRPVALDKKFGPPSVINDGVTIAKDIDLPDPFENMGAQLVKEASTKTNDKCGDGTTTATVLAQAIVTEGFKNIAAGADAMSLKRGVEKAVEAMVIELKKMATPVTTKEQVAQVATISAADPQIGNLIAEVMEKVGKDGVITVEESKGLQFETDYVEGMQFDRGYISPYFVTNAEQMKTEIEDPYILITDKKISAISELLPILEKVLQVSKNLVIIAEDIEGEALATLVVNKLRGTLTCLAVKAPGFGDRRKAMLEDIAMLTGGKVISEEIGRKLDSAAIADLGRARKVVSDKDNTTIVEGKGSDDAIKARIKQIKAQIDETTSDYDKEKLQERLAKLAGGVAVIKVGAATEVELKEKKHRVEDALSATRAAVEEGILPGGGVAVLNALHVLDKVKAEGDERTGVDIIKKAVEEPLRWIAINAGQEGSVVVDKVKRSKKGVGYDALNNDYVDMVSKGIIDPLKVSRTALENAASIATMILTTESLVCDIPEKEKMGPPMPPMPEY
- the groES gene encoding co-chaperone GroES, which gives rise to MAVKIQPLGDRVVVKPLEKEEKTKGGIFLPDTAKEKPQDGKVLAVGPGKLSDDGKRLPMDVAVGDIVIFAKYGGTEIKEDDEELIILREADILAKKKKA
- a CDS encoding zinc ribbon domain-containing protein translates to MPIYEYVPVRTGCNFCSRGFDALQKMTDPPLKACPKCGEPVRRAFSSFAACSVETPVDAEALNTKLRDYEKKGMWSHAAELADKSALNERAMDNYRKAGYNF
- a CDS encoding helix-turn-helix domain-containing protein; translated protein: MKKAEKKQDWDAGSIKALRDHLDLTQVELAGQMGIRQQTVSEWEQGDYEPRGASAKFLSIIADRSGFKYKA
- a CDS encoding DUF2851 family protein, which produces METITERSVSALWLSGRLSRFNDDSGHNIEVVCPGRVSTRGGCDFQDVVIKIDGEKTVGDVEVHVTSDLWRQHGHHRDAHYNGVILHVSMWQRGLLPVRLQDGRILSTVILAQYVKTGSNLPRVMSAGSARRCPHLPGSGKKTDLVIVEAGLARFEQKSARFAQALRNGDPDQILYKGVCRALGYAWNVKPFETLAEKVTLQIVRRNAAESIRAKYNLLLSAAGLADRWIGRMPEGVQPMRASDWATASSRPLNHPALRIAGLCHLLHRYEKTGMVPGLVERLNNALPREAAAVLDRSFTVGGVDSPVLIGAGRAREIVVNAVLPFMHACGANINNGLLENNVKRIYESYPSLSQNELTRYMGGLLGNQAYGACRQQGLLHIYHNWCRTRECGICPVVTLRKPAPV
- the tsaD gene encoding tRNA (adenosine(37)-N6)-threonylcarbamoyltransferase complex transferase subunit TsaD, which translates into the protein MNILAFETSCDETAAAVVRDGTAILSNVISSQVDIHAKYGGIVPEVASRQHLLTIAPVAEKALAEAGVTLTHIDAVAATVGPGLAGSLIVGVNFAKAVSQSQDLPFIGVNHLEGHIYANWLYGVEPELPCLCLIVSGGHSDIILMQDHGSFRRLGCTRDDAAGEAFDKGARILGLPYPGGPSIQSATRGVTTRLSLPRAWLKDSDDFSFSGVKTALLHMAEEKDDKDETWVKEAAAAFQEAIIDVLVNKTIQAALRTGVKQIMLAGGVASNNALRERFKADSPLPVLIPPPILCTDNAAMIASCAYYHCISGNLRAGEHDVIPGLAFAK